A single window of Sphingobacteriales bacterium DNA harbors:
- a CDS encoding PDZ domain-containing protein: protein MIRLLQILFLTLTVISANAQGYLGVVIRDYDQDNILGARIINILDDGAAKLAGLKENDIITEFNQKNINNKNTLVDLLKKSSWGDAVKLNIIRNSEILSVDLNLGYQKDTKTYQLHKTQIKDEQHWFFEDDSTNIVLDKNDQAISIEKKRSNCLLDKWYVNEVYKESELPQCFLDLNDKLYAITRIKQDQARRNVKIDYITYIKTLIENDSDKSIKVEPLKELSLETFSIFPNPNNGQFTIKLESSDYSPFNVNIFDVTGKKVIQEYVGTFEGMYLKQYDFRTLARGTYLIQVIQNEKRIAKKILIQ, encoded by the coding sequence ATGATAAGACTACTACAAATTTTATTTTTAACATTAACTGTAATATCTGCAAATGCACAAGGATATCTAGGTGTCGTTATTAGAGACTATGACCAAGATAATATATTAGGCGCTAGAATTATTAATATTTTAGATGATGGTGCTGCAAAACTAGCTGGATTAAAAGAAAATGATATTATTACAGAATTCAACCAAAAAAATATCAATAACAAAAACACCTTAGTTGATTTGCTTAAAAAATCATCTTGGGGCGATGCTGTAAAACTTAATATTATCAGGAATAGTGAAATTTTGTCAGTGGATTTAAATCTAGGCTATCAAAAAGACACTAAAACTTATCAGCTACACAAAACTCAAATTAAAGACGAGCAGCACTGGTTTTTTGAAGATGATAGCACAAATATTGTTTTAGACAAAAACGACCAAGCTATTTCAATTGAAAAAAAGAGAAGCAATTGTCTTTTAGATAAATGGTATGTAAATGAAGTATACAAAGAATCAGAACTTCCACAATGTTTTTTAGATTTGAATGATAAATTGTATGCAATAACAAGAATCAAACAAGACCAAGCAAGAAGAAATGTAAAGATTGACTACATCACATATATCAAAACATTAATTGAAAATGACAGTGATAAATCAATTAAAGTTGAACCTTTAAAAGAATTGAGTTTAGAAACATTCTCTATTTTCCCAAATCCAAATAATGGGCAATTTACTATAAAATTAGAATCTTCAGACTACTCACCTTTTAATGTAAATATTTTTGATGTAACAGGAAAAAAAGTCATTCAAGAATATGTTGGAACTTTTGAAGGAATGTATCTTAAACAATATGATTTTAGAACTTTAGCAAGAGGAACATACCTTATCCAAGTTATTCAAAATGAAAAAAGAATTGCTAAAAAAATTCTAATACAATAA
- a CDS encoding threonylcarbamoyl-AMP synthase, with protein MATISVDINEAKSYLEKGEAIGIPTETVYGLAANALDKNAVAKIFEIKNRPTFDPLIVHCASIDDIQKYVIDFPTDLRNLANKFMPGAFTILLPKNNLIPSLVCAGLERVAFRVPNHPLTIKLLQSLSFPLAAPSANPFGYISPTTAYHVEKQLGNKIPYILDGGKCDIGIESTIVGIENNQITVHRLGGLSIDELEKEIGTIEYNINYSSNPIAPGQIKSHYAPKKAFYVGNIDDLIKLQTDKKIGLLNFNNKIYNNIEFELNLSKNGNFNEAATNLFDYMRILDESDVDVIIADYVPNIGLGKAINDRLKRACTV; from the coding sequence TTGGCAACTATTTCGGTTGATATCAATGAAGCTAAATCTTATTTAGAAAAAGGAGAAGCAATAGGTATTCCAACAGAAACAGTATATGGATTAGCTGCAAATGCACTTGACAAAAATGCTGTTGCAAAAATCTTTGAAATAAAAAACAGACCAACTTTTGATCCGCTTATTGTACATTGCGCTTCTATTGATGATATACAAAAGTACGTTATAGATTTCCCAACAGATTTGAGAAATCTTGCTAATAAATTTATGCCTGGTGCATTTACTATTTTACTACCAAAAAATAATTTAATTCCATCATTAGTTTGTGCTGGATTAGAAAGAGTGGCCTTTCGCGTACCAAACCATCCATTAACCATAAAATTATTACAATCACTTTCGTTTCCATTGGCAGCACCAAGTGCAAATCCATTTGGATATATTAGTCCAACAACTGCGTACCATGTAGAAAAACAATTAGGCAATAAAATACCTTATATTTTAGATGGAGGCAAATGTGATATAGGTATTGAATCTACTATAGTTGGAATAGAAAATAACCAGATTACAGTACACAGATTGGGTGGACTTTCTATCGATGAATTGGAAAAAGAAATTGGCACAATTGAATACAATATTAATTATTCATCCAATCCAATTGCACCTGGACAAATTAAAAGTCATTATGCACCAAAGAAAGCATTTTATGTAGGAAATATTGACGATTTAATCAAACTACAAACTGATAAAAAAATTGGACTATTAAATTTTAATAATAAAATATATAACAATATAGAATTTGAATTAAACTTATCTAAAAATGGCAATTTCAATGAAGCAGCTACAAATCTATTCGATTATATGAGAATTTTAGACGAAAGTGATGTAGATGTTATCATTGCAGATTATGTACCAAATATTGGACTTGGCAAGGCAATTAACGACAGATTAAAACGAGCTTGTACGGTTTAA
- a CDS encoding sodium:calcium antiporter: MFFKHQTLVLNIPLLLIGFFLLNRGAGMLIDGASSIARRLKVPESAIGFTIVAFGTTLPKVFTNIIAAMNGYNDLLVGNIIGSNLVNLLGIVSFVGFSRVIRVNRYTLLIGIPFSILSIVLVYILSNNAVNLVSYDNAYILSKIDGIIMLVFFIIFMTYGYFNAKKNHNIWFRGDTSEIQYYNIFFSIILFIVGILALYAGAILCVDNLIDLSRKYDISQRFLGQFVLSVGGSIVMFWWTKNFKTNQTKFEFSTLLGTNILYVLAIFGICAIIQPIVFNPKFNFDLFLVIITNVILMFLFALGRKLSLNKWKCQILFILFLAYVIYLFVR, from the coding sequence ATGTTCTTTAAGCACCAAACATTAGTATTAAATATTCCATTGTTACTTATAGGCTTCTTTTTATTAAATAGAGGCGCAGGTATGTTGATTGATGGTGCATCATCAATTGCAAGAAGACTAAAAGTACCAGAATCTGCTATTGGATTTACAATTGTAGCATTTGGCACAACACTTCCAAAAGTATTTACAAATATTATTGCAGCAATGAATGGCTATAACGATTTGCTTGTAGGCAATATCATTGGTTCTAATTTAGTGAACTTATTAGGAATTGTAAGTTTTGTTGGATTTTCTAGAGTAATAAGAGTGAATAGGTATACTTTGCTTATTGGAATTCCATTTTCTATACTAAGTATTGTCTTGGTATATATATTAAGTAATAATGCAGTTAATTTAGTATCATATGATAACGCATATATTCTTTCAAAAATAGATGGAATTATTATGCTAGTTTTCTTTATTATTTTTATGACTTATGGCTATTTTAATGCAAAGAAGAATCACAATATTTGGTTTAGAGGCGATACAAGTGAAATTCAATACTACAATATATTTTTTTCTATAATACTTTTTATAGTAGGAATACTTGCATTATATGCTGGCGCAATTCTGTGTGTAGATAATCTGATAGATTTGTCAAGAAAATATGATATCTCACAACGATTTTTAGGTCAATTTGTGCTTTCTGTTGGTGGTTCTATTGTGATGTTTTGGTGGACAAAAAACTTTAAAACCAATCAAACTAAATTTGAATTTAGTACCTTATTAGGCACCAATATTTTATACGTATTGGCAATATTTGGTATCTGTGCCATAATACAACCAATAGTATTTAATCCAAAATTTAATTTCGATTTATTTTTAGTAATCATAACTAATGTAATATTGATGTTTCTTTTTGCACTTGGCAGAAAACTATCTTTAAATAAATGGAAATGTCAAATTTTATTCATTCTATTTCTTGCCTATGTTATTTATCTATTTGTTAGATAA
- a CDS encoding T9SS type B sorting domain-containing protein — translation MVVCEGTNAVVSASTVAGAIYAWSGPNGFTSSLQTNNITNITTAAAGDYSVSIYKDGCWSSTATTTLVVNAKPVVSVDDNSPLCEHQTLNITSSTTSTVQTYVWTGPNGYTNNTSSVTIQDVNEADNQGAYTLTITDNNGCKSDVTSVWVVVNKYPDNIISLNNGPKCEGNDIQLDATNVFGASYSWTGPNGFTSNVRNPVIENVTTANSGAYTLVVTLDGSGDNDCNSAPVSTEVVVYANPVADAGQDDTTYQDKPLVLNGSGGATYLWSTGEYLSTTNIPNPVFISSAVGNVTKTLTVWDAATGCSDDDDVVITVLANTSNLGIPDLITPNGDGINDVWYIKYLENLDETYVINVYARGGALVMSTSNYGQNWTGTYKDKQLPDGAYWYAIELSSGIVYKGTLTIKR, via the coding sequence ATGGTAGTTTGTGAAGGTACAAATGCAGTAGTTAGTGCAAGCACAGTAGCTGGAGCTATCTATGCTTGGTCTGGACCAAATGGATTTACATCATCATTACAAACAAATAACATTACAAATATAACAACTGCAGCAGCAGGAGATTATAGTGTAAGTATTTATAAAGATGGATGTTGGTCGTCAACTGCAACAACTACATTAGTTGTAAATGCAAAACCAGTAGTATCTGTAGATGATAATTCACCATTATGTGAACATCAAACATTAAATATTACATCGAGTACAACGTCAACAGTTCAAACATATGTATGGACAGGACCAAATGGATATACAAATAATACATCATCTGTAACGATACAAGATGTAAATGAAGCAGATAACCAAGGCGCTTATACATTAACAATTACAGACAATAATGGATGTAAGTCAGATGTTACTTCTGTTTGGGTAGTAGTAAATAAATATCCAGATAATATTATCTCTCTTAATAATGGTCCAAAATGTGAAGGCAATGATATTCAATTAGATGCTACTAATGTATTTGGAGCATCATATTCTTGGACTGGACCAAACGGATTTACTTCAAATGTTAGAAATCCAGTTATAGAAAATGTAACAACTGCAAACTCAGGTGCATATACATTAGTAGTTACATTAGATGGTTCTGGTGATAATGATTGTAATTCAGCACCAGTTTCTACAGAAGTTGTAGTGTATGCAAATCCAGTAGCAGATGCAGGACAAGACGATACGACTTATCAAGACAAACCATTGGTATTAAATGGTTCAGGAGGTGCAACTTATTTATGGTCAACAGGAGAATATCTAAGTACAACAAATATTCCAAATCCAGTATTTATTTCGAGTGCTGTTGGTAATGTAACTAAAACATTGACTGTTTGGGATGCTGCAACAGGTTGTTCAGATGACGATGATGTTGTAATTACTGTTTTAGCTAACACATCTAACTTAGGTATTCCTGATTTAATTACACCAAATGGTGATGGAATTAATGATGTATGGTATATCAAATATCTTGAGAATTTAGATGAAACTTATGTGATTAATGTATATGCAAGAGGTGGTGCTTTAGTGATGTCTACTTCTAATTATGGTCAAAACTGGACAGGTACATACAAAGATAAACAGTTGCCTGATGGGGCATATTGGTATGCAATAGAATTATCAAGTGGTATAGTTTATAAAGGTACTTTAACGATTAAAAGATAA
- a CDS encoding 3-hydroxybutyryl-CoA dehydrogenase: MTVQNISVIGAGTMGNGIAHVCAQYGYKVNLIDVSDVALEKAIANISKNLDRQVQKNIITEDDKQKTLSNIATATTLSAAKDSDIVIEAASENFQIKEKIFKELDAICQSNTILASNTSSISITRIAAATNRAPKVIGMHFMNPVPVMKLVEIINGYDTSEETTATIVELTKQLQKIPIAANDYPGFVANRILMPMINEAIYTLHEGVAGVSEIDNIMKLGMAHPMGPLQLADFIGLDVCLSILNVLYDGFGNPKYAPCPLLVNMVTAKKLGIKTGEGFYTYTLGSKELTVSNKFK; the protein is encoded by the coding sequence ATGACAGTACAAAATATAAGTGTAATAGGAGCAGGAACTATGGGAAATGGCATTGCCCATGTATGCGCACAATATGGCTACAAAGTAAATTTAATAGATGTAAGTGATGTAGCATTAGAAAAAGCAATTGCCAATATCTCAAAAAACTTAGATAGACAAGTACAAAAAAACATCATTACAGAAGATGATAAACAAAAGACACTTAGTAATATTGCAACAGCTACTACACTTTCAGCAGCCAAAGACAGTGATATAGTAATTGAAGCAGCATCAGAAAATTTTCAAATCAAAGAAAAAATATTTAAAGAACTAGATGCAATATGCCAATCCAATACAATTTTAGCTAGCAATACATCATCTATTTCAATTACAAGAATAGCAGCAGCTACCAATAGAGCACCAAAAGTTATTGGTATGCATTTTATGAATCCAGTGCCAGTAATGAAATTGGTAGAAATAATAAATGGATATGATACAAGCGAAGAAACAACAGCAACGATTGTTGAACTTACTAAGCAATTACAGAAAATTCCAATTGCAGCCAATGATTATCCAGGCTTTGTAGCCAATAGAATTTTGATGCCAATGATTAACGAAGCAATTTATACTTTGCACGAAGGCGTAGCAGGAGTTTCAGAAATAGATAATATTATGAAACTAGGAATGGCACATCCAATGGGACCATTGCAACTAGCAGATTTCATAGGCTTAGATGTATGCTTGTCTATACTCAATGTATTGTATGATGGCTTTGGCAATCCAAAATATGCACCATGTCCATTATTAGTAAATATGGTAACAGCAAAGAAACTAGGCATAAAAACAGGCGAAGGATTTTACACCTACACTTTAGGAAGCAAAGAACTAACAGTCAGCAATAAATTCAAATAA
- a CDS encoding START domain-containing protein encodes MKRVVLILTLMMSTYIISSAQNNWELEKEKDGIKVWTKKREGSKLKEYKGVTIVQTSVDKLLAVFKNVKAHEKLFYKCKKGSVSLVKKSNDDDFYTYMVFEAPLVKNRDAITHFKFSPPSPDGSVTIYLEAAPTLVPYKPDFVRVPEMKGYWKFAPKSNGTVEVTHQAYSSPGGGLPESMANIASVDAPFTMLSALKSLLGN; translated from the coding sequence ATGAAAAGAGTAGTTTTGATTTTAACATTAATGATGTCAACTTACATTATATCTAGTGCACAAAATAATTGGGAATTGGAGAAAGAAAAAGATGGCATTAAAGTTTGGACAAAGAAAAGAGAAGGATCAAAATTAAAAGAATACAAAGGTGTAACAATAGTACAAACTTCAGTAGATAAATTATTGGCTGTATTTAAAAATGTAAAAGCACACGAAAAATTATTTTATAAGTGTAAAAAAGGCTCTGTATCATTAGTTAAAAAAAGTAATGATGATGATTTTTATACATACATGGTTTTTGAAGCACCATTAGTAAAAAACAGAGATGCAATTACACATTTTAAATTTAGTCCACCAAGTCCAGATGGTTCAGTTACAATATATTTAGAAGCGGCACCAACTTTAGTACCATACAAACCAGATTTTGTAAGAGTACCAGAAATGAAAGGATATTGGAAATTTGCACCAAAATCTAATGGAACAGTAGAAGTTACTCACCAAGCATATAGTTCTCCTGGTGGTGGATTGCCAGAAAGTATGGCAAATATTGCATCTGTTGATGCGCCTTTTACAATGTTGAGTGCACTTAAATCTTTATTAGGAAATTAA
- a CDS encoding PorP/SprF family type IX secretion system membrane protein translates to MKSIKYLIALLALNIVSQFADAQQLPVYNNYTVNPFLYNPARADDNENGGVINLGFRKQWDRIPYGPITGNATWDSRIKDGNMALGLTLTHDRVNNLIMNTMAGVAYNYRLPFKKDKTHSLNIGIQAGIISQKFNFLDATTTDAISIDPALVGVNSRTTNFDLTLGINYHWKGLNVGFSVPQVLNGKAKFRSNGADGDVPKFHYEREYIVHASYEARFGGKDKKHG, encoded by the coding sequence ATGAAATCAATAAAATATCTTATAGCACTTTTGGCACTGAATATTGTAAGTCAATTTGCAGATGCACAACAGTTACCAGTTTATAATAATTATACAGTAAATCCTTTTTTATATAATCCAGCTCGTGCAGACGATAATGAAAATGGCGGTGTTATTAACCTAGGCTTTAGAAAACAATGGGATAGAATACCTTATGGTCCAATTACAGGAAATGCAACTTGGGATTCAAGAATAAAAGATGGTAATATGGCTTTAGGTTTAACTTTAACTCATGACAGAGTGAATAACTTAATCATGAATACAATGGCTGGAGTTGCATATAACTATAGATTACCATTTAAAAAAGACAAGACTCATAGTTTAAACATTGGTATTCAAGCAGGTATTATTTCTCAGAAATTTAACTTTTTAGATGCAACTACTACAGATGCAATTTCAATAGATCCAGCTTTAGTTGGAGTAAATTCTAGAACTACGAATTTTGACTTAACATTAGGTATCAATTATCATTGGAAAGGTTTAAACGTAGGCTTCTCTGTACCACAGGTTTTAAATGGTAAAGCTAAATTTAGAAGTAATGGTGCAGATGGCGATGTGCCTAAATTTCATTATGAAAGAGAATATATAGTACATGCAAGTTATGAAGCAAGATTTGGTGGGAAAGATAAAAAACATGGATGA
- a CDS encoding alpha-galactosidase gives MTKKSFSKTYIILLIKNIPIEIFQIDDGWQNAVGDWLNVKPKFTNGMKFLADTIKAKNILAGLWLAPFACEKNSFIYKEKQEWILKDEHGKLVKIGYNPLWSGWFYALDFFNADVKNYIQKVLATILEEWNFDLVKVDFMYGAASIPQHGKSRSEVMHLMMEFLRACVGDKKFLVRRSTFSSRTQH, from the coding sequence TTGACGAAAAAATCATTCTCAAAAACTTACATAATTTTACTGATAAAAAATATTCCGATAGAAATATTTCAGATTGATGATGGTTGGCAAAATGCAGTTGGCGATTGGCTGAATGTGAAACCAAAATTTACTAATGGCATGAAGTTTTTAGCTGATACAATTAAAGCAAAAAACATTTTGGCTGGTTTGTGGTTAGCACCTTTTGCATGCGAAAAAAACTCATTTATCTATAAAGAAAAACAAGAATGGATATTAAAAGATGAGCATGGTAAACTTGTAAAAATTGGTTATAATCCATTGTGGAGTGGTTGGTTTTATGCTTTAGATTTTTTTAATGCTGATGTGAAAAATTATATACAAAAAGTATTGGCAACAATTTTAGAAGAATGGAATTTTGATTTGGTAAAAGTAGATTTTATGTATGGTGCTGCATCAATTCCACAACATGGAAAATCGAGAAGTGAAGTGATGCATTTGATGATGGAATTTTTAAGAGCTTGTGTTGGCGACAAAAAATTCTTGGTCAGACGTTCCACTTTCTCGTCACGCACACAACACTGA
- a CDS encoding DUF4349 domain-containing protein: MKKYYLFFIIIFINIIIITGCKSSKEKEVTLEITDVSIPETVEEVVEEVVDATVEAPPNSKQSSDVSESSQENTISTERKLIKEADLVWEANNINKTHQSIIQLSKKFDAYIADDNQYKDDYTISNKMTVKVPAKDFDAFINSLSNDVNKFDRKSIKVLDVTEEYVDVATRIKTKKELEQRYIEILKHARNVEEILNVEAQLNQVRLEIEIAEGRMKMLNHQTTLSTINIEFYETTSAPVGFFGKLGKSFVEGWNGILYFILGMVRLWPLCLFIFALIYLIIKRRRLKINQRK, translated from the coding sequence ATGAAAAAATACTATTTATTTTTTATAATTATATTTATTAATATAATTATAATAACAGGATGTAAGTCATCGAAAGAAAAAGAAGTGACCTTAGAAATTACGGATGTAAGCATTCCAGAAACAGTTGAAGAAGTTGTCGAAGAAGTTGTAGATGCTACTGTTGAAGCACCACCCAATTCCAAACAAAGCAGTGATGTTTCCGAATCTAGTCAAGAAAATACAATTTCAACTGAACGCAAATTAATAAAAGAAGCAGATTTAGTTTGGGAAGCTAATAACATCAACAAGACACATCAAAGTATTATTCAACTATCAAAAAAGTTTGATGCTTATATTGCTGATGACAATCAATACAAAGATGATTATACAATTTCTAATAAGATGACTGTAAAAGTTCCAGCAAAAGATTTTGATGCTTTCATAAACTCATTATCGAATGATGTAAATAAATTTGATAGAAAAAGCATTAAAGTTTTGGATGTAACTGAAGAATATGTTGATGTTGCAACAAGAATTAAAACTAAAAAAGAATTAGAACAAAGATATATTGAGATTCTAAAGCATGCAAGAAATGTTGAGGAAATATTGAATGTTGAAGCTCAACTCAATCAAGTAAGATTAGAAATTGAAATTGCCGAAGGTAGAATGAAAATGCTCAACCATCAAACTACATTATCTACAATAAATATTGAATTTTATGAAACAACATCTGCGCCAGTTGGCTTCTTTGGTAAGCTAGGAAAAAGCTTTGTTGAAGGTTGGAATGGAATATTGTATTTTATTTTGGGCATGGTACGATTGTGGCCATTATGCTTGTTTATTTTTGCACTAATTTATTTAATTATAAAAAGACGCAGATTAAAAATTAACCAAAGAAAATAA
- a CDS encoding heme-binding domain-containing protein: MKKKILIILAIVLLAIQFVRPQKNINTEQTNINQIPDNVLKDLKVACYDCHSNNTIYPWYSNIQPVAWWLNKHIENGKRHLNFDETLSKKDYEEIIEVIEENEMPLFSYTIIHRDAKLSDTQKKSITDWATQAKINAPEGAQHEHSEREH, translated from the coding sequence ATGAAAAAGAAAATATTAATAATTTTAGCAATAGTTTTGCTTGCAATACAATTTGTAAGACCACAAAAAAATATAAACACAGAACAAACAAATATTAACCAAATTCCAGATAATGTTTTAAAAGACTTGAAAGTTGCGTGCTACGATTGTCATAGCAATAACACAATCTATCCATGGTACAGCAATATTCAACCAGTAGCTTGGTGGCTCAACAAACATATTGAAAATGGTAAAAGACATCTAAATTTCGATGAAACATTATCTAAAAAAGATTATGAAGAAATTATAGAAGTTATCGAAGAGAATGAGATGCCTTTGTTTTCTTATACAATTATTCATAGAGATGCAAAGCTAAGTGATACACAGAAAAAATCTATTACCGATTGGGCAACTCAAGCAAAAATAAATGCACCAGAAGGAGCACAGCACGAACATTCAGAACGCGAACATTAA
- a CDS encoding tetratricopeptide repeat protein yields MINKLYILIFFTLIFTTTHAEEHAFLQLGKMYYQQRNYNKALEQFSKYTKEFSKDAEGFYWRGITYIQLNEGLFAQGNLEEALKLNNKMDKAYNALGHLYNTRGEYQKAIHYLNKAIEINDKNAEAFNNRGMSYYNLDNFLSARKDFSTAISLDSTFAIAYNNRGSATYSHQDIAEATKQDLLNAEADFVKSIYYDNNNPLAYRNLAYVRYYLEKYTEAFFDINRTLDLSPNDAFSYRISGLIYAKVGKTNEAIVAYNKAIELKNYYADFYFERGVCLMNNKQYVDAEADFKQTIIIDKEQNLKGKAYYYLAQNAAYQDNLNECLSYLKLANKQKLFLKNSFLVDFNKNEVFKKYQNEATFTELATLIKYGKK; encoded by the coding sequence TTGATAAATAAATTATACATATTAATATTCTTTACACTAATATTTACAACTACACATGCTGAAGAACATGCATTTTTGCAATTAGGAAAAATGTATTATCAACAAAGAAATTACAATAAAGCTTTAGAGCAATTTTCAAAATACACTAAAGAATTTAGTAAAGATGCAGAAGGTTTTTATTGGCGTGGCATTACCTATATTCAACTCAATGAAGGTTTGTTTGCACAAGGAAACTTGGAAGAAGCACTAAAGCTAAATAATAAAATGGACAAAGCTTATAATGCATTAGGTCATTTATACAATACTAGAGGTGAATATCAAAAGGCAATACACTACCTCAACAAGGCAATTGAAATAAATGATAAAAATGCAGAAGCATTTAATAATCGTGGCATGAGCTACTATAATTTAGATAATTTTTTATCTGCCAGAAAAGATTTTTCTACAGCAATAAGTTTGGATAGTACGTTTGCTATTGCTTACAACAATCGTGGTTCTGCAACTTATAGCCATCAAGATATTGCTGAAGCTACCAAACAAGACTTGCTCAATGCTGAAGCTGATTTCGTTAAATCTATTTATTATGATAATAACAATCCATTAGCATATAGAAATTTGGCTTATGTTAGATATTATTTAGAAAAATATACAGAAGCATTTTTTGACATCAATAGAACTTTAGATTTATCACCAAACGATGCATTTTCTTATCGGATTTCTGGGCTAATTTATGCTAAAGTTGGCAAAACAAATGAGGCAATTGTCGCTTATAATAAAGCCATTGAGCTAAAAAATTATTATGCTGATTTTTATTTTGAGCGTGGTGTTTGCTTAATGAATAATAAACAATATGTTGATGCTGAAGCAGATTTTAAACAAACAATTATCATTGATAAAGAACAGAACTTAAAAGGCAAAGCATATTACTATTTAGCACAGAATGCTGCGTATCAAGATAATTTGAATGAATGCTTGTCTTATCTAAAATTGGCTAATAAGCAAAAATTATTTTTGAAAAATAGTTTCTTGGTAGACTTTAATAAAAATGAAGTCTTTAAGAAATATCAAAATGAAGCAACGTTTACAGAACTTGCTACTTTAATAAAATATGGAAAGAAATAA
- a CDS encoding type IX secretion system membrane protein PorP/SprF, with translation MITPSVLFRKYKTIDPQIDINLMMAYKQLIWLGGGYRTGGSVGGFFKPNAAGFHVTAGVGIKERANIFYTFEMPMKDVRSNFGYTHEVTLQFNLFRKVDKNEYDKNKQKTDDELAKVNQKADEAGAKANEVAQKVDELGNKINKVDQATKEAFEKLNSNEKDIQKISERLDNIVFKKFGSIYYEYDKDILTDEAKASLDAFKAKLADMKGNYFIYLAGNASAEGNTEYNQALSAKRCDAIKKYLEGVGISQRILLLPYGENSWVTDSQNAEADRAKNRRVDIYLSGE, from the coding sequence ATGATCACACCATCAGTTTTGTTTAGAAAATATAAAACTATTGACCCACAAATCGATATCAATTTAATGATGGCATATAAACAATTAATTTGGTTAGGTGGTGGTTATAGAACTGGTGGTAGTGTTGGTGGTTTCTTTAAGCCAAATGCTGCTGGGTTCCATGTAACTGCTGGAGTTGGAATTAAAGAAAGAGCAAATATTTTCTACACTTTCGAAATGCCAATGAAAGATGTTAGAAGCAATTTTGGATACACACATGAAGTTACTTTACAGTTTAACTTGTTTAGAAAAGTGGATAAAAACGAGTACGATAAAAACAAACAAAAAACTGATGATGAGTTAGCTAAAGTAAATCAAAAAGCTGATGAAGCTGGAGCAAAAGCAAATGAAGTTGCACAAAAAGTTGATGAATTAGGTAATAAAATAAACAAAGTTGATCAGGCTACTAAAGAAGCGTTTGAGAAATTAAATTCAAATGAGAAAGATATTCAGAAAATAAGTGAAAGATTAGACAATATTGTGTTCAAAAAATTTGGTTCTATCTATTATGAATATGACAAAGATATTTTAACTGATGAAGCTAAAGCAAGCTTAGATGCATTTAAAGCAAAATTAGCAGATATGAAAGGTAACTACTTTATCTATTTAGCAGGAAATGCTTCTGCTGAAGGTAATACAGAGTATAACCAAGCATTATCTGCAAAAAGATGTGATGCTATCAAAAAATATTTAGAAGGTGTTGGAATCTCTCAAAGAATTTTATTATTACCATATGGTGAAAACAGCTGGGTAACTGATAGCCAAAATGCAGAAGCTGATAGAGCAAAAAATAGAAGAGTTGATATTTATTTATCAGGTGAATAA